ATTGTAAAGAGCACATTTCAACACCTTAGTAGGCAGTTTCAAAGAAACACACGATACTTTCTTTCTACACTGACAGAAAGCTTATTACATTGAATAGTGTGTTGCTTGTAGTTCATACACGAAAAGCGTAACAGAGAAATACCTAAAACTTAGGCAAAATATTGAGATatcattcaaatgttttattCTAATATGAACATGAGTATTTCCTTTCTATATAGACTTGTCAAGGCGTCTAGTTTAAAAGGTTTCTTTAACTGTGGTCCAGTGACCTTGatcagatatttgactttttgacACTCCATCTTAACTAGGATAATTCATTCTGAAAAGAAGAATGATCCCGGCTTTATACTGATTCCACCGAATTACAGTCGAAACTGTGGGAAGTCATCTTTTAAAACCTTGACATTCCTACAGAACTTTGGCCTTTGGCATTAGAAAACGAGGGTTATCCGCTACATATCACACTGTTCATTATGAAATCACTGAATTATTTTAACTTATATTATATTGGTCTTACTTCTTCCgtcccctttttctatattttgcctGAGTTCAAAATGTACAtattggatatttgaagcaaaccgtctataatatttttttccgttAGGCCAAaccaaattaaaaaattgttcatcggatttgccgcttgtatattttcagaaacacaatttctgttttgtttgtttttgacttgcgctcgccccattgaaaaaaattcaaagcaAAAGTTTTtcgtgcgctactttttacggacgtgcATTGTACAAATgtttataattccagtcccagattgttctaaaagGTCATATaatcacaaaatatacatttcgtCTATGATATATCAGGGCACTTATATTCAGTTGTGTTAAAGTTATTAACCCTTATGCAGCTACgtcattttcttccaatgtttatcAAATTGATTTCCTACTAAattcggacttatttcattgaaaattggatcgAAACACACACTTGTATATTTGATAGCATCAGTCtgtttacattattttggtaagggtaaatacatattgttgcatttctgttttctgttttgtcCTGTCAAaatgatcagtatttttatacggaagtgggtggggtttggaaCTACATTATGaattgtgttcagaccaatttagagcttcaaAGGTTTTCAGTCCTCGAGAAGAATAATGTTAATTTTAACCAGATCTTAATTGAGAGTTGTTTCAGCTGTAATAGGAACGGGAAAATATGCAGTCGATATAGGACTTGGACCTGCGACCTTCTACCTGCAAGTTAGATGCTCTACCaaaatcggacaatcgatatcataggctaattatatatgttatatacaCACAActacattcctccctcctttGTTTTAAAGACAAACTCAGATGACTTACCCAtccattgcttcaccctagctctaggattccaaggctagtcaccatACTTATGGCACCAATGAAATAGGAGcgggaaaatgtgcagccagataAAGGGACTTGAACCGGCGGCCTtttgcttgcaagtcagatgctctaacaactgagctaatcggacaaccGATATTATAGAccaattatatacacactgctacacaacaagtttaatctgttaagaaagttttcgacttttctcagtgcttgactctgaattagagctttgccagtgaaagggtcataatagtcaatagcttggAAAGTAACATatatattggacattatataaaactttaacccaaaacaatctcagttaaaaagtggcataactctgtcaagattCAGTTCAGAGATGTGGGAATGGTTTTCTACTGGTGTAGACTTctgcattgttgtatatattttctaacagcatttataaacacatacattatttgattacacttaACTGTATGTCAATGTTATCAAATTTCcatgagttcgctttgttgtgcgtctgtaggtcaaaatgtacccaaatcAAAATGTGCCCATTTTTTCTCAATCATTGGCGAATTATTTCTTATGttaaagggctatacattctttTTGAAGGTTTTATTAGTTAATCTAGagccaaaacaagacaaatatatttttgctcttcgctcgctcctgctTTTctcataaaaaaacaaatatcgaaattattttttcattcgCCGcctaaattttttaagaaaaaaaatccgttgaacaacttttcaatttggtgttgccttacagcttctttttgttttgggcctATTTTGtaaatgcatggctctggggcaatttgtggtgctctgtgcttccgagacaTCTACCCTTATCTGTTATCTTTTATTGGCCGAAGAccgatttttatataaaaaaatacaaagatgACCTAAAAAGGTAAAGCAAATGAGGCTGATACCAGATACAACATAAGACTTCATTTATAATGAATCTACAATATATATACCTTATTTAATAAATTGGTAAAAAGGTGATGCAATAAGTTACAAAATGtccaagtttgaaaaaatgtaatttcaaaatgaattttaaatccATACTTGATTCACGGTGGTCATAGTCAATTTCCTGACAGTACTTTCCCTTTCGCCCCTTTTGACATCTGAAAATTATACAACAATGTGAATGCAGATGCTTTACATATTGTGTTACTAACAGTCAAAACCATGAAGTGACTCATCAAGGGTACTTTACagtagaaaaataaacaagaattaTGATTATCGttcatttgatttaaattgaacttgttaataaatatttgaagcaaataatgttttatttgcagTTGGCTTACTTTTAGATTTTTAGATCTGTGACTCTCGCTGTGCTTGCTGTGTCTAATACTTACACCTTTCAAACCTTGTAatatctggtaaataagcgcatattcgaataagAAGGGGTATCCGAAGTAAGCGCATACGACCTTATCATTATGCTATACGGAATTACAAGCGCACGTTATGCCCTTGCCGTTATATTGTCCCGAAAGGTATGGCTTAAGAACATTTGTATTAAAGTTCATATTGAAAAGAGGCGAATAAAAGTTGCACTAAAATTGAAATAAGCGTTTACGCTttttttaccagattttacattattttacgtTTTAAAACCAATATtgtaatttatcttttatattatataatatctgTAAGAAACCTGCAGATGTAGCCATCTTCGTTGTCAAAATGCCTACATGTTGGTTTTATTAAGCACCTCGCGTGGATACACGGATCTGGAAAGAACACATTTAACCATTTTCGTCCAAGTTAATACACAGACATCCCAGTTGAAAAAGGTAATCGACCATTGTGTTAACATGACTTAGTGGTTTGACGGTCAATAGGTGTATACTATTTATAGTTAGAATTAAATAGTAAAATAGCAACGCTACGGTTCATTCTGGGTCATAATACCTTGTTTTCAATGGTTTGTATGTGTAAGCCTTCTTTCCTTGCAGTTCTAGGAATGGGCTGTgtataattcaaacaaaaactaTCTGTAATCTTCTTCCTTTTACACGGCTCTTTCATTAAGTTGTATCGAAATATCTCTTCAGGAAGAACAAAATGGTACCAGATAACACTTTTAAAAATGAGTATTGTGAAGTAATACCTTGACATTCTTTTTTACCAGGTGAAGTTTCTATCGCTTTCAGTCCTTTTGGGCACCAGCAATCCCATGAGCCTACGGTATTGCTACAGGCGGTTCCAAGTGGACACGCTTGATAATTAGCACACTCATCTTTATCTGttgatattttgaatataatactttatattatatttattcaaaccGAATAAAGTGTGTtttattattaattcattttttatcaaagGATACATCTATGTAGTGTATAATGTTGGATTAATACATTAGCAACTACAAAAGCTGCAGCATAAGCTTTTGTAGTAGCTAATGTATTAATCCAACATTACTTATTTTGGATGATAGGGAAAATATGCTGGGACAAGTTTATAAAGTAAATGCatcagtaaatatataaacagacATATCGAAAATACGTCACAGTGACGTGTTAAGCACAGTGCATCTAAAAATGTAAATACTCGCTTTCTATGCATACAACACATTATCTGCctgttttcattttgttgaacTGTCTTTCCTTACAGAGTAACATTTTTGGCGGTTTTATATCAAACGCACCGGTGACGTATTTTCGATATGTCTGTTTAGATATTTATTGATGCATTTACTTTATAAACTTGTCCCAGCATATTTTCCCTATCATCCAAAATAAGTGTTAAATAAACATAAGTAATTTCCAATCTTTCTAGTGAGTTCACAATTAAGTTCATGCACGTTTCATACCATAGGGTACAAGATACCACCATGTACCACCCATAGAAAAGGTTGTATTTATACAAAGTGTACGTAGCTCTGTCTCATGAAGTATTTATAAGATTGTGTGCAATGCCGATGAGTAATAATGGCGTAAACACATTCTTAATATTGATGTTGGCACAATCCTACAACGGTAGTTATCGACCATGGCTTATAAGGCAAGGCACTTGCATCAGATAAGTAAATTAAGCAATGCGTTCATTATGACGTAAATTTGTTTATAATTACCACGGTAACCATGGGATATGCGTTAATGCGCTTGTTACACCACAGCTCTATATTTGCAGATGGCTTTCGCAATCCGACTGATGTCAAACTGACATATATTTTACGCGAATATTCATAAACTCTTTAGGAGAATGTTAACATAAAACCATAAGATGCAAATACTTTATACgtcatttaattgaaataaagatGACTGGGAGAAACAATATGTTAGCAAACAGTATTCAGGGATTAACTGAACTTGAAACATCTAGTAATTGTTTACTTGTGAAAAACTATGTGCTTTAGATTTTCATGAATGCAAAACATGTTTTTTGGCGTAAATGATTGATAATTGATAATCTCATCAATATGTCCCAcacatttattatatatcaattCATCTGATTGTTGAGTAATTGAAATTATTAtctcgaaataaaattttgtaataccgattagaataatttgtatgtagaAAGCCGACAAGCAGAGCAGGATGTAGGTAATCTACCGATTGGTCACGCCTATATGCTTCGTCCAACgggtcctcttgttttatgacGGTCTATCATTATTTCGAGGGTGATTCACGAGCAATGATATGATATCAAACGATATCAAACTGTTATTCAACTATAAATACTTagattgttttgaaaatgaagatcgtttcatttctgactttacatatttttgttacttttaaattagTACTTATTGTATAGTATTTGAAGTTACGAAAACTAATTTtcgaacaaataaaatgtttacgacCGTAGCACGTTTGACTTaaatacaaattgaaaaaaaaatcttaatattgtGTCCGAATCCATTAGTTTTTATAGGGGTATctggttttatttactttatcatAGGTATCAGTTATTTACAtgttcaagttttattttttaattataacacGTTACAAGTGATACATGTGATATCcgtcaaattttgaaattgacagaGTGCTTGGTCTTTATCTACCTCATTATAAAATACGTTATAATTTACATTCCAACAAGAATTCAGATGCGCGTCGGACAGCAATCAGTTATTCAGTCAATGCAAAACCAGCAGTACAAACCGAGAAAATTTGTAATGAAATGTGTTGTTGCCATCATATTGAATAAAggaagttttattttttacaaaggATTGTGTAGAGTTTGAAAGCAATTTTCTCCAAAAGTTGTCCTGTTACACATTTATGACTTTCGACACAGCTGTGACCATCAAATGTTAAACCAACAAAAGGGTGACAACAATATCTGTACTATGTTAAAAGTGTCTTTAACGGCTTAGATCTTATAAAACTACCTTTATAATTAAGATACAAGACATAATATTCTAGATTTATGCAACGCGTAAGATCTCTCTGTTCATTTCCTTTAATACAAAATGACCTACCGAAGCACTGTAAAGAATTTGTGTTCTTCTTCACGTAGCCTTTATTACAACGGCATTCTAGCTTCCCTTCGTCACTGGAGCACGTAGATGTTTTTTCATCGCAATGGTTCCTTGTGATATTGCATATTGCAGAGTCATTTAACACAAGTACCGAATTAAAGACCATACTGACTCCACCTATGTCTTCAACCTGGCAGTTATTTGTTTCTTTGCTACATTTTTGCTTTTTGTATAATTCCGCAATTGCATGTAGTTCTGTCTCATTCTTTTTTTCTGTAGTATGAATTATATATTCTGCAGAAATATCACGGTAGAGGCACGTTTTCGTCTGGAAAAAAAAGGACAAGATTAACGAATATTATGTTTGCATCTTTAACCCTAATATAAACTATGAAAATTACGGTATATTTAAGGAATTTGCCTATGTAAAAGTATGTTAATTCAAATTGTCAGAGATATTATCCAGTCTAAATTGGCGCGGCGGACCAGTCTTATTATACTAAAAACTGAAACTAAAAAGAGaaattagttttatttataaGAATTTTACAATATAAGGCCTCTATGAACTGAAATTGGCTCGATATTTCTTTAAGGTAATTTGACAGTAACTTAGGCCATGCCTGTTTGTTGATTTCATTTGTGTCATCCGTTTGGTTTGTTTGTTGCAACATCAAGTTCTTTCTAACTTGcataatattcattttataaacatACTTTAGGATTGAAAATAATCAGCCTGACTAAGAACTATTATGTGTCGGCGGCGTTCTTATGAAGTTTACCTCAGTGCGAGATGAAAATcgtacaaaaaatatatgtaaataaaatgggATGTTTCGAACTTTAATTAGATATTTACCTTTCATGACTTCGAAGATCGTGTAGCTTGATTATTTCTATCCAGATAGAGTCATCATTCATTGTCTGTATGTAAATTTCTTGTATCTCAAAGAATATTA
This DNA window, taken from Mercenaria mercenaria strain notata chromosome 19, MADL_Memer_1, whole genome shotgun sequence, encodes the following:
- the LOC123542621 gene encoding delta-like protein D, whose translation is MVFNSVLVLNDSAICNITRNHCDEKTSTCSSDEGKLECRCNKGYVKKNTNSLQCFDKDECANYQACPLGTACSNTVGSWDCWCPKGLKAIETSPGKKECQDPCIHARCLIKPTCRHFDNEDGYICRCQKGRKGKYCQEIDYDHRESNFKTTMYIICGTLGGIAVICIFIIIGVCRKRLPQIQNSSSRTSSGGQTIPNNASNVLDIPTSNQPQRQKAGRSKGAPQRGNTNKRKAEKGRGLQSNSYRYGQRADSTDYNISHLTRDEHQYETIRDDHVYDTIQTYVNM